The Gemmatimonadota bacterium sequence GCGCCTTGACGCTCTCGTGAAGCCCGCGGGCAAACCCGCACCGCGAGCAGAATTCAATTCCGTTCTGATTCGTGAAGTACGCCTGCTCGAGGCTGCTGACGCAGCGCTCCACCTGCTTCTGAAACCAGCGCCGGCTCATGCTGCTCCCTTGGCCATTAGCTTCTCGGCCGCTTCTCTGAGCATGTCGGACACATCCTCCGCCGGAAGCTCTCCGCCGCCTGGGAATTGGCCTACAGCTTCCGCAACCAATTGATCAATCTTGCGCCGGTAATGCGCACGGGTACCCCCTTGGGTCGGGGCGCAGTTCGAGCAGTGGCCGACCTGCTTGGTGCAACCATTGTTGCCGCAGGCACCGCGATAGGCGCAGCAAGCAGCCGCGTCCCAATGCGACTTGAATAGCTCACCGCAGGTTCGGCACTTATCAAGGTTCATTTACGCGGCCCCCTTCCCAATCTTCGCAATCATCTCCGACGCCGCGATCATCCGCTCCACGCTCGCAGGAGGCCCTGTGGGCTCCTTTGGCGTCGGCTTGGGCATCCGTACCGGCCCGTCGTGGTCAGCCTGCTCCCTGGCCTGTCTGGTGTCCTTGGCGGCCACATCCTCGCGGGGCTTCTTGGTCTGCTTGCAGTATGCCCGGAGCTTCTTGGTCAGCGCCTCCCGGTTCAGGCCGAGGCCAGCCGCGTCGCCAGCGCAGTCGCGAATCGACTGGAACAGCCACTCAAGCTTGAGGCCCAATGGGATTTGCCTGGTCGCGAACTCCTCGGCGACAGCGCGAGCGAGGGGACGGCTCACGATTGACGCGAGCTCGGAGTGTCTGCCCATCTCCGCCAGGATCGCGTCCTCGTTCGGAGCAGGAGCAGTCGGGGCCGCCGGAGGCGGGCGGTCTGCTCTCTTCTCCTGTCTTGTTATGTCCTCTCCTGTCTTCTCCTGTCCTGTAGGCGTTACAGGCGTTACAGGCTGTAACGTTTCCTCCGTCGCAAGTGCCCGTTTTCGTTCACGGTGGTCTGCCACTCGCTCGGCACATGACTTGGGCCCAGCCCACTCGGTCCACTTTTTCACGACGATTCTGTGCACGCCGACCGACTTTTCGATCGAGATCGCGTTGTCTTCGTCGAGACTTTCGCTCGTGAACGCCTTGAGAGCGACGGCGATCTCGCGCTTGTTGCCGCCGATCAAGTCGTGCACCGCGTCGACAGTGTCCCATGTGGGCGGCAGGTCGATGACGCCGCGCGTCGCCCTGGACTCCAGGGAGAGCTCGAGCAGCACGAACCGTACGGCGCGTGGTAGCCCCTTCTTGGGACCCTTGGCGAGGCGTCGATGGAACGGGACCCAGTCGCTCACTTCCGCCTCCCTGCCCACTGGACGACAACAGCCAAGCCCACGAGGTACCCGCCGAGCAGGGCGAGCTCCGCGACGCAGAGCAGCCGGCGGGCGGTCATGTCGCACCGCCCATGTGCCTGAACTGGCAACAGGTCGTGCAATATTCGCCGCTACCGAGATAGTGTTTCAGCGTCGGCGTCTCGCATGTGCAACCTTGCTGGCCAGGCTCGCCAAGAATCGCCAGCACAGCCGTCAACGAGCGCCGCTCCGTTGCTGCCTCGATGGCAATGTCGCCACAACCGAACTTGGCTTCTTGGCGTCGGCAATGCTCGATGCGGTTCCTGGCCCATGCACGAAGCTCGTCGACGCGCTCTCTCAGGCCGCTGGCGGTCATGCGGTCTCCTTGGGGGCCTGCGCGCATCTGCACTTGTGGTCCTCGCACGCGGGTCCGCAGTAGCTGCAATTCCACCATTGGGCCGGCAGTCCGCACGGTTCGCCAGTTGGCTCATGGTCATCACCATCGAGATACGGGCGCTGCTTGCAGGTTCGCTCCCCCGCCTCGGCCGCCGCGAGCGCTCGCTCAGCGGTATCAACGGCCTCCAGCAGCTCGGGGTGCGAATAGTCGTCGTCGCCGCGAATGATCTTGGCAAGGCCGGACCGCGCCTCCCTCACCGCCGCCGCGGGCGTGGCGCGCAAGATCGAAAGCTCGCGCTCCAGCTGGCCAATCTGCTCTATGGCATCCTCTGTCAGCTCCGCCGCGCGCTTCTCGGCGGCTTCGGCGCGGGCGAGCGCATTCGACAAGCGCCGCGCCTCGTAGCACTGCGTGCAGTTGATGTGGCCATGCGGGCAGTCCAGCTCGGCCTCGGTGATGGGGGCGCCGCTCATGCTGCCTCCCGATAGCCCAGGAGCTGCATCAAGGATTCGATCCGCATCTCGGCGAAGAACCTGCGGATCGAGCTGGTCTTTCCCGCTCGCACCGCGAACAGGGCCGCCGAGCAACGTGTTTTGACCGCCCGGATGGCGAAGTCCTTCTGCGCCTCAATCCCGCGCAGGCTGGCAAAGTCGGCTTCGACTTCGGTCGTGAGCCCATCGAGCCGAGCCTTCGCGTCGTCGAGCAGCGGCTTGAACTCAGGGAAGGCCGTCAGCACCTCGGAGGTTTCGCCAGCCCGCGCGATCTCAACGAATGCCTTCTGCGACATGCCGTCCTTGGCACGGTGGAGCGCGACGTAGCCAGGGTGCTTCACCTTGATGCGGTTGAATGCCCCGTCGACGATCACGTATCCCTCTTGGGTGAGCGGCGACATTGACGCGAAGGATGCGGCGATCTCCTTGATGCTGGTCAGCGGGAACTCGCGGACCTCGCGAGCGTTGCAGTCGAACGCGCGCGCCGCCTGCCCAACGGGTAGCTCCGCCATGCTCACGAGATCGCGGGCCCCGAGCAGGGTCAGGCTCGGCTCGGCGTGCACCACGACGATCCGATTGGCCGGGCCGGTCAGCTCGAAGAAGAAGCAATGCTCGGCCGCCCGTGTCCCTTCCGGCAGACGCCAACCGTGAGCCGCGAAGGTCCGCCAGAAGTAGTCGGCGAACCTGTCCGAGCCTTGGACGTCACCCGATGCGTCCGGCGTGCCCGACGTGGCCACGTGCCACTCGCCCGCGTATGGGTAGAGCACGCACAGGGAGCCGTCGAGCTTCTCCTGGACGCGCGCTGTCGACCAATCGATGGGCGCAGCGTGGCCCTCTCCCTCGTTGAAGAACTTGTCGAAGGCCCGAGAGACCACCCGCCACCCGTCGGCCTCGTCGAGGATGACGCCGCGGCATTCGCGGACGATGGGCTCGGCGAAGGGGGACTCGATCTGGTTGTACTTGAACAGAACGAGCTGCGAGTGGATGCCGTGGCGCCGATGTGTGATGGCGTACTTGGTGCGCAGTTCCTCCGGCGAGCCGCCGCCGCGGAGGAACGATTGGAGCAGCATCTCCGGCGGGCGATCGGTCCCCGAAACGGTCCCCGACATGGTGGACGGTAGCGGTTTTTGTAGGGACGACACGGCATCGCCAGAAAGCTCCGATGCGGTGCCATTCGCCTTGTTTTGCAGCGTTTCATGCTGCTTTTGGTGGCTGACGTTGCCGGGTTCGATTCCCGGCGCCTCCACCTCAACAACGCTTGTTTCTCGCTGATTCATGAGCTTTCGTCCTCCGACCGGTCCCTAACCGGTCCCTGGGCTCCCGCCGTGTGACTTGTCGTCCCGCGCTGTTCGAGCAGGCCCACCGCGTCGATCTTCACGTCGGGCGACAGGTGGGCATACCGCATGGTCATCTTGAGATCGCTGTGGCCGAGCAGCTCTTGGATGGTCTTGATGGGCACGCCTCGCATGGCCAGGTGGCTTGCGAAGGTATGGCGGAGTACGTGCCAGCCGATGCGGCGGAGCCCCGCGGCCGCGCACGCCGACCAGAGCGGCCACTTGCATTCGCCCCGAGTCAGTATGCTCCCGTGCTCGTCGTCGAAAACATAGATTGACCCGACGCCAGCATCGGCTTGCTCGAGCGCCGCCATGGCGGTCTTGTTGAGCGGCACCTCCCTCGGCTTGTGGCTCTTGGGCGTGGTCACCTCGCCGCGCACAATGGCCTGCCGGACGACCATCTTGGTCCCGTGGATGTCGGACCAGCGGAGCCCGAGCAGTTCGCCGTGGCGGAGCCCAGTGTTAAGCGCGAAGGCGACCATGTGGCGCCAGTCGCCAGCGGAAGCGATGAGCCGGTCGGCCTCGTCGAAGGTGAGAAAGTCGAAGTCCTGCACCGGCACCCGAAGCCGCTTGATGCGCGGTCCCGAGCTCACACGGTGCCAGTCGATGGCCAACGAGTAGAGCTTGGACAGAACGGCCAGGTGATTATTGACCGTCTTGGGTGACAGCTTGAGCTCTACCTTGGCGGCCTTGTACGCCTCCACGTCCTCGTCGGCGATTTCGTCGAGCCGGTTGCCGGAGAACCAGGGGGTCAGGTGGGTGTCCAGAATCTGCTTCTTGGACTGGTACTCGCTGAGCTTGTTGTTGACCTTGGCGTACTTCTCGAGGAAGTCCTTTGCGAAGTCGCCGAAGTCGGGCGCCTTGCTGCCGGGGTCGCGCTTGTGCTCGAGCTTCGCCCGCAGCGTGCGCTCCATCGCCTGCGCCTCGCTCTTGTTGCGAGCCCCCTTTGCGGCCTGCTTCACACGCACAGCCTTGCCGCCGCGCCGAATGACGATATCGATGCGCCACCGGCCATCCTTGCGCTTGATGACGCTCATCGGGTGCCACCGCCGGCTGCCCACCATGCGACCGCGGTTGGTCGATGGATACGGATGGCCCCGCGGAACCTGCGCGCGCCCGGCAGCTGCTTTGCCTCTACCATCGCGTAAACGGTC is a genomic window containing:
- a CDS encoding RNA ligase is translated as MNQRETSVVEVEAPGIEPGNVSHQKQHETLQNKANGTASELSGDAVSSLQKPLPSTMSGTVSGTDRPPEMLLQSFLRGGGSPEELRTKYAITHRRHGIHSQLVLFKYNQIESPFAEPIVRECRGVILDEADGWRVVSRAFDKFFNEGEGHAAPIDWSTARVQEKLDGSLCVLYPYAGEWHVATSGTPDASGDVQGSDRFADYFWRTFAAHGWRLPEGTRAAEHCFFFELTGPANRIVVVHAEPSLTLLGARDLVSMAELPVGQAARAFDCNAREVREFPLTSIKEIAASFASMSPLTQEGYVIVDGAFNRIKVKHPGYVALHRAKDGMSQKAFVEIARAGETSEVLTAFPEFKPLLDDAKARLDGLTTEVEADFASLRGIEAQKDFAIRAVKTRCSAALFAVRAGKTSSIRRFFAEMRIESLMQLLGYREAA
- a CDS encoding site-specific integrase; its protein translation is MSVIKRKDGRWRIDIVIRRGGKAVRVKQAAKGARNKSEAQAMERTLRAKLEHKRDPGSKAPDFGDFAKDFLEKYAKVNNKLSEYQSKKQILDTHLTPWFSGNRLDEIADEDVEAYKAAKVELKLSPKTVNNHLAVLSKLYSLAIDWHRVSSGPRIKRLRVPVQDFDFLTFDEADRLIASAGDWRHMVAFALNTGLRHGELLGLRWSDIHGTKMVVRQAIVRGEVTTPKSHKPREVPLNKTAMAALEQADAGVGSIYVFDDEHGSILTRGECKWPLWSACAAAGLRRIGWHVLRHTFASHLAMRGVPIKTIQELLGHSDLKMTMRYAHLSPDVKIDAVGLLEQRGTTSHTAGAQGPVRDRSEDESS
- a CDS encoding helix-turn-helix domain-containing protein; the protein is MSAAERARSHLSADEAEPESLTVDEAAKLFRLDRKTVYAMVEAKQLPGARRFRGAIRIHRPTAVAWWAAGGGTR